Proteins encoded in a region of the Myxococcales bacterium genome:
- a CDS encoding efflux RND transporter permease subunit — MTKIALKNPYLVVVGCLVLMVLGYVSSTRIPVDLLPTFKTPAVQVLTLYPGMPAPVVGADITSRLERWTGQSNGIARQESRSLTGVSVVRDYFREDIDPNTAMSQVSSLAASDVYYLPPGTAAPMVMPFDPTAPLPLALLSVSSSTKTEKELYDIAYFQLRNLLQGIQGVVAPAVYGGKLRRIYAYLDPDKLAARGLAPMDVQIALRAQNTFVPTGNVKIGDLDYQLESNAIPETVAELNAFPIKIGKDGAPMLVGDVGSVEDAAQIQSNIVRIDGKRQVYIPIYRQPGANTVSVVGAVKDALATLKATLGEGIDLRVVVDQSVFVKKAIAGLATEGAIGALLAGIMVYVFLGNARASAVTFLAIPLSITAAIVGLGLTRQSINAMTLGGLALAVGRLVDDAIVVLENTMRHIQAGVPPREAAARGAAEVRAPVLVATICTCIVFLPVAFLKGMGSFLFVPLALAVTYAMTASYVVAMTVVPTYSARFLARPHKGREADEHGGPLYRRVASSYRRALERAFRAKWLVALVAVASLGAAVLFARGLGQELFPRADAGHITIFARAPSGTRVEKTEAYMAQVESVIRDTIPRNDLAMVITNIGVLFDWPAAYTPNAGPGDAFMEIELTEGHSRSAEQYARTLRAAFRQRVPEIEVAFDTGGLVTAALNGGEPSPIHIQIQGAKDKDGLALAREIQRRVAPVPGAVDVRVQQTDDYPMVRVDVDRVEAAKLGLTVDDVVKNVSAAVVSSVGFEPSFWLDPKNGNHYYLGVQYREGVVDDFERLGDLTITPRKGGPPVSLRTIAKLSRRGSIAEERHVDIKKVFDVFANVDRRDVGSVTTDVERAIAGVKLPAGVNVKVSGEVAEMRSTFKQLAGGIGLAVLLIYLVLVAQFRSFLDPLSILLAVPLGGVGAMGLLWATRTTLNVQSLVGLLFMVGIAVSNSVLLVEFAARLREQGRSPADAAAESAAVRLRPILMTSLAAVLGLVPMAIGFGHGGEANVPLARAVVGGLTASTLLTLFVVPVADAWLHRNDVLKAPDLEGPNVEAIP; from the coding sequence ATGACCAAGATCGCCCTCAAGAACCCGTATCTCGTCGTCGTCGGCTGCCTCGTGCTGATGGTCCTCGGCTATGTCTCGTCGACACGAATCCCCGTAGACCTCCTCCCCACCTTCAAGACGCCGGCCGTCCAGGTGCTCACGCTCTACCCCGGCATGCCTGCGCCAGTCGTCGGCGCGGACATCACGAGCCGCCTCGAGCGTTGGACAGGGCAATCGAACGGCATCGCGCGTCAGGAGTCTCGCTCGCTCACCGGCGTGTCGGTCGTCCGCGACTACTTTCGCGAGGACATCGACCCCAACACGGCGATGAGCCAGGTCTCGTCGCTCGCCGCGAGCGACGTTTACTACCTCCCACCGGGCACCGCGGCGCCGATGGTCATGCCGTTCGACCCGACGGCGCCGCTGCCTCTGGCGCTCCTCTCGGTGTCCAGCTCCACGAAGACCGAAAAAGAGCTCTACGACATCGCTTACTTTCAGCTCCGGAACCTACTCCAAGGGATCCAGGGCGTCGTGGCGCCCGCCGTCTACGGCGGAAAGCTCCGGCGCATCTACGCGTATCTCGATCCCGACAAGCTCGCGGCGCGAGGGCTCGCGCCGATGGACGTCCAGATCGCGCTCCGCGCGCAGAACACGTTCGTCCCCACCGGCAACGTCAAGATCGGCGACCTCGATTACCAGCTCGAATCGAACGCCATCCCCGAGACGGTCGCCGAGCTCAACGCGTTCCCAATCAAGATAGGCAAGGACGGCGCGCCGATGCTGGTCGGGGACGTGGGATCGGTCGAGGACGCCGCGCAAATTCAGTCGAACATCGTCCGGATCGACGGCAAGCGGCAGGTCTACATTCCGATCTACCGTCAACCCGGCGCCAACACAGTCTCGGTCGTCGGCGCAGTAAAAGACGCGCTCGCGACGCTGAAGGCGACCCTCGGCGAGGGGATCGATCTCCGGGTGGTCGTCGATCAGTCGGTGTTCGTGAAGAAGGCGATCGCAGGGCTCGCGACAGAGGGGGCGATTGGCGCGTTGCTCGCGGGCATCATGGTCTACGTCTTCCTCGGAAACGCCCGCGCGAGCGCGGTGACCTTCCTCGCGATCCCGCTCTCCATCACCGCCGCGATCGTCGGCCTCGGCCTGACCCGGCAGTCCATCAACGCCATGACGCTCGGAGGTCTCGCGCTCGCCGTGGGGCGCCTCGTCGACGACGCCATCGTCGTCCTCGAGAACACGATGAGGCACATCCAGGCGGGCGTGCCACCTCGGGAGGCAGCCGCCCGAGGTGCCGCCGAGGTCCGCGCGCCCGTGCTAGTCGCCACGATTTGCACGTGCATCGTCTTCTTGCCTGTCGCGTTCCTCAAGGGAATGGGGTCGTTCCTGTTCGTTCCACTCGCGCTCGCCGTGACGTACGCCATGACGGCGTCCTACGTCGTGGCGATGACGGTCGTGCCGACCTACTCGGCTCGCTTCCTCGCTCGCCCGCACAAAGGCCGCGAGGCCGACGAGCATGGTGGCCCCCTCTATCGCCGGGTCGCGTCGAGCTACCGGCGCGCGCTCGAGAGGGCGTTCCGCGCCAAGTGGCTCGTCGCTCTGGTCGCCGTCGCCTCTCTCGGGGCGGCTGTGCTGTTTGCGCGCGGGCTCGGACAGGAGCTCTTCCCGCGCGCCGACGCGGGTCATATCACCATCTTCGCGCGCGCCCCGTCGGGCACCCGCGTAGAGAAGACCGAGGCCTACATGGCGCAGGTCGAGTCGGTTATCCGAGACACGATCCCGAGGAACGATCTCGCGATGGTCATCACCAACATCGGAGTACTCTTCGACTGGCCCGCTGCGTATACGCCCAACGCCGGTCCGGGAGACGCGTTCATGGAGATCGAGCTCACGGAAGGGCATTCTCGATCCGCGGAGCAATACGCGCGCACCCTACGCGCCGCGTTTCGGCAGCGCGTCCCGGAGATCGAGGTGGCGTTCGACACGGGCGGTCTCGTCACTGCCGCCCTGAACGGTGGCGAGCCGTCGCCCATCCATATTCAGATTCAGGGCGCCAAGGACAAGGACGGGCTCGCGCTCGCGCGAGAAATTCAGCGTCGCGTCGCGCCGGTGCCAGGGGCTGTCGACGTACGCGTCCAGCAGACCGACGATTATCCAATGGTCCGCGTCGACGTCGACCGCGTCGAGGCGGCGAAGCTCGGGCTGACCGTCGACGACGTCGTGAAGAACGTCTCGGCCGCCGTCGTGTCGAGCGTCGGCTTCGAGCCGTCGTTCTGGCTCGATCCTAAAAACGGCAATCATTACTACCTCGGTGTTCAATACCGAGAAGGCGTGGTCGACGACTTCGAGCGCCTCGGCGATCTCACCATCACCCCGCGTAAGGGCGGGCCCCCCGTCTCTCTGCGCACCATCGCGAAGCTCTCGCGGCGCGGCTCGATCGCCGAGGAGCGACACGTGGACATCAAGAAGGTGTTCGACGTGTTCGCGAACGTCGACCGTCGCGATGTCGGGAGTGTGACCACAGACGTCGAGCGTGCCATCGCCGGCGTGAAGCTGCCTGCGGGCGTGAACGTCAAGGTGTCGGGCGAGGTCGCCGAGATGCGGAGCACGTTCAAGCAGCTCGCCGGTGGCATCGGGCTCGCGGTGCTCCTCATCTACCTGGTCCTTGTCGCGCAGTTTCGCTCGTTCCTCGATCCGCTGTCGATCTTGCTCGCGGTGCCGCTGGGAGGGGTCGGCGCGATGGGGCTGCTCTGGGCCACCCGGACGACGCTCAACGTCCAATCGCTCGTGGGCCTGCTCTTCATGGTCGGCATCGCCGTCTCGAACTCCGTGCTGCTCGTCGAGTTCGCGGCGCGCCTTCGCGAGCAGGGCCGCTCACCGGCGGACGCCGCGGCGGAGTCGGCGGCCGTGCGACTACGCCCCATCCTCATGACGTCGCTCGCGGCCGTCCTGGGGCTTGTCCCGATGGCGATCGGCTTCGGTCACGGCGGCGAGGCTAATGTCCCCCTCGCGCGCGCGGTGGTTGGCGGCCTTACTGCCTCGACTCTTCTCACGCTCTTCGTGGTGCCCGTCGCCGATGCATGGCTCCACCGAAACGACGTCCTGAAAGCGCCCGATCTCGAAGGGCCGAACGTGGAGGCCATCCCGTGA